The Drosophila sulfurigaster albostrigata strain 15112-1811.04 chromosome 3, ASM2355843v2, whole genome shotgun sequence genomic sequence ACAGGTTTATATTACTATAGAATAAGTTAGCTGTTACACATGCACACAGGTACAAACAATCAAGGTAATCACAGTACCCACCCCTCGCATATTGCATAGATAgtataattcaaatatttatcgGCTGCCGAATTTTAGATCTAATATACAAACTCttctgcatttgcattgtatACGCACtccatattatttttagtttcgGAAAAGACTCGAATGATGAATTCGCCTTCCTCATTTGGATCGAAAGTTGACGGTACAATCAGATAATGACCCGGAGGCAGCTTAAAGCGAGCGCACACCTATTCAAATGGAATGCAAAGAATTATTAATTGATgagataataattaatataatatatacttctCGTGTGTTGATAAAGTGTGGCGAGCGGCCAACTGACgatttatatttgaagaaaTTGATGCCCTGCGGACGATTCTGTAGATCGTGATCAGTTAGACTATAGATGGCAAAACCAATTGTTAAGCACTCCATGCCCATGTTGCGCTTCGATCTGCGATTCTTTTGCATCAGGGCCACAATCACAGTGCAGTGTccctcctcatcctcctcaTCGGGATCGACGAGTGTTATAATATACTGAGGATTATGCCAGAAAGTTTCCAAGAAGTTGCGGCAACCTCCAGCTGTCACTCCCGGTGTCCATTCGCCCTCGTACATGGACATTTCCCATTTTCGTTTGCCATTTTGTTGATAGTCATCGCTCTTTTGCGAGAATGAATCTGGTGACAGATTGCAGATCTCGACGCGATcgaaataattcaaaaagtCCTGGAACGACATCCAGAACTCGCCATCACGATCGAAAGTCAATCCAATTTCCGTCTTCTGCTCCTCGGGTATGTAACGCCACTCGGGTGAACTGTCGCTCCAAGGTCCGTTCCATTCGGCTTCATTGCCCCACGGGTTACGCATACGTATCATGGGAATCTTGCCTTGACGATTTGGAGTCACAATATCAATAAGGCAAACCTGCagataacaattaaaaataaatgtatgatCAAGTTACGACAGAGTTGAAGAGCAGTAATCGCACCTTGGTGATGGAGTAAGCATGTCCGCGAATTAAGCCCTGTGGCGTTTCAGCCTCCAGCACATTGGGATCCGCTTCGATAGAGCAACCCATCATGGAACTGCGCTCCGCTCCTTTTTGCAAAATCGTGAATAGATTGTCTGGCGCCTCCTTGAGGTCATACCATTCACTGACACCGCCAGTGAAATCCTCCATAGCCTCGCAAGTAGTGCCTCCCTTAAGCGCCTCATAAGAGCCATGAAGTCTATACAAATTATAGGCATTAGGAAATGGGTTAATTCAATAACTGATTAGCAATTATACTTGGCGTAGGCTTTTTCCAAGAGAGCACTCCAGAACTCGTTCTTCTCCGCCGAATGCATATAGAGTAGCTCACCACGATATGTCGGCAGACGATCATCAATAATTACATCCACCCATTTACCTAATCAATTTAGGTTAATAAATTAGTAGTgtaaaatacttaaacaaattcaataattacCGTACTGCCAAAAGCGAAAATGAAAGATGCCCGCATAGTTTTCTTGGAAGCTTTGCTCCGGCGGAATTACGCGGAAAAAGAGATTCGATTCCTGTGTCAAATTTGCAGTGGCAGCCAAAAGCCAACAGTCTCCAAGTTCGCCCTGCTGCACATCAAATCGAGAGAAGCCCTCCACAAAGAACTGCGGATCCTCCACAATTTCCTTTAAAGTATGTATTGAGAGTTAAAAAAAATCGCATCATGTTGTATATAGATTAACTTACATGCGGACGCAGCCATTCAATGTGCCTATCAGGTCGACGCGAGAACATCAGAGATTCGTTGCTAGCGGGGAAAAGTGGATCCTCGAATAGCGAACCACTCGCCAGGCAGCCGTTCAGCAATGACTCGTAATCCTGCACATCAACATTGTGTCCCAGACCAGCATTCGTCTCACCCAGCTAAAAACGATGCACTTTCTTATTAGTATCACAAACATATGAAATTTACTATATTTGTGGAAAgggaaaatatgaaaaatgttgcTCTACATTTTATACAAGaagtatacatacatatacatatagtaagAGAAATGTGAGATGTATCCTAAAATGTTTACACAGCCACAATCacgaacacaaacacaaagtaATAAAGAAGGACGACAACGTGTTATCCTTGCAAAAGCAAAGTACTTACATTACCATTAAATTCAGCTACTGCATTTTGCAAGGGTCGcttagttattaaataaagttttcaatGACAAGAGTAGAGTAGAGTGTAAATGCATGATTAGAGgagcaaaatgtaaatatgtaagCTTTGTTCGACCGTCTGACATCTTGCAAGAGATACTGTCAACTAACGGACTACTTACGTTGCCATTCACAGTGGCTACCTCACTTTGCAAGGGTCGCTGAATTCGAATGGCAAAAGGAAAGTGTAAATGGATTGATCAGGTATTAAAATGTATGATTGTACGACTGTATGTTGTATAGAATGATGTACCCTCACTTTAGTTCGTCAATCACACTTACCACTCGCATGTTCTTGATGCTAGGCAGAACTCGTTTTGTTTCGGCCTCCTTCTTcacaaaaatttcattgatCACAGATCCAACAACTTCTTTGGCGGCGCCCATTGCGGCATCGCCGGCGGCATTGAGGAACTCTTGCCCCGCCTGTCTTAAGAATCCTTTGAGTTCATCCATCTTGAATTCCTATGTTGTtggaaaatctaaaaaaaaaaataaaaaatcataagTATTAAAACTAGAGAAAGCTTTTTTGGctttacaaaatttttaatttatcattttggGACCAATATTGTAATAAACACGACACCTTGACCCCAATGGGTATTTAAGTAATGTGTTGACATCATGCGTAGATGTTAACCAAGTATAT encodes the following:
- the LOC133843672 gene encoding calpain-A, giving the protein MDELKGFLRQAGQEFLNAAGDAAMGAAKEVVGSVINEIFVKKEAETKRVLPSIKNMRVLGETNAGLGHNVDVQDYESLLNGCLASGSLFEDPLFPASNESLMFSRRPDRHIEWLRPHEIVEDPQFFVEGFSRFDVQQGELGDCWLLAATANLTQESNLFFRVIPPEQSFQENYAGIFHFRFWQYGKWVDVIIDDRLPTYRGELLYMHSAEKNEFWSALLEKAYAKLHGSYEALKGGTTCEAMEDFTGGVSEWYDLKEAPDNLFTILQKGAERSSMMGCSIEADPNVLEAETPQGLIRGHAYSITKVCLIDIVTPNRQGKIPMIRMRNPWGNEAEWNGPWSDSSPEWRYIPEEQKTEIGLTFDRDGEFWMSFQDFLNYFDRVEICNLSPDSFSQKSDDYQQNGKRKWEMSMYEGEWTPGVTAGGCRNFLETFWHNPQYIITLVDPDEEDEEGHCTVIVALMQKNRRSKRNMGMECLTIGFAIYSLTDHDLQNRPQGINFFKYKSSVGRSPHFINTREVCARFKLPPGHYLIVPSTFDPNEEGEFIIRVFSETKNNMEENDDHVGYGGHADDVVPAIPSPRPTDPQKDSLRRLFDSIAGKDQEVDWMELKLILDHSMKDDLPKAIEYSRFQANNAFETQAAGMGGEDSGNACGLLALICGPFLKGTPFENQLGAGDQSSKPLIENNPTINRPIVDETHGFSKDVCRSMVAMLDADKSGKLGFEEFEALLSDIAKWKAIFKQYDTDNSGRISGFQLREALKSAGYHLNNRVLNALGHRYGSRDGKIAFDDFLMCAVKIKTYIEIFKERDAEKNETATFTLEEWIERTIYS